The following coding sequences are from one Octopus sinensis unplaced genomic scaffold, ASM634580v1 Contig12302, whole genome shotgun sequence window:
- the LOC115229273 gene encoding uncharacterized protein LOC115229273 yields the protein MDNQVVELIYADDLDFIAEDRKLIKIIMEKAGTIFDKWSLKVNEEKTEITIIERMPTLIDEKWRNVRKLGSLLGDSEDITRRKILSTIALKKLQSIWMRKNQISTKMRLRLYDAFVRPVLIYNAGTWGTSKKNIEQLDSFHRGQLRKLLGYSWPKKISNDKLYRLANCGPISLNIPETRWRLFGHILRMKKETSCNMAMEEFFGHTEYSKYRGRPRDCLPGILTKEYGMIGGRLMDANDLNEIGKRARRRKGWKGLTTRIVKNMAQAKP from the coding sequence ATGGACAACCAAGTTGTGGAACTCATATACGCGGATGATCTTGATTTTATTGCGGAGGATcggaaattaataaaaattattatggaGAAAGCAGGAACAATTTTCGATAAATGGTCACTCAAAGTCAATGAAGAGAAAACCGAAATAACCATCATCGAACGTATGCCAACTCTCATAGATGAGAAGTGGCGAAACGTCCGAAAACTCGGATCTCTTCTTGGCGATTCCGAAGATATTACCAGACGAAAAATATTATCAACAATTGCACTTAAAAAACTTCAATCTATCTGGATGAGAAAAAACCAAATTTCGACTAAGATGCGCCTACGATTATATGATGCATTTGTCCGACCTGTCCTCATTTACAACGCAGGTACTTGGGGAACATCAAAGAAAAACATAGAGCAACTTGACTCTTTCCACAGGGGTCAACTGAGAAAACTCCTCGGCTATTCGTGGCcgaagaaaatatcaaatgataAATTATACAGGTTAGCTAACTGTGGGCCTATAAGTCTAAATATACCTGAAACCCGCTGGCGCCTGTTTGGACATATTTTAcgaatgaagaaagaaacatCTTGCAATATGGCCATGGAAGAATTTTTCGGCCATACTGAATACTCTAAATATAGAGGACGTCCAAGAGACTGTCTTCCGGGAATACTTACGAAGGAATATGGTATGATCGGAGGCCGATTGATGGATGCAAACGATCTAAACGAAATCGGAAAGAGGGCAAGACGACGGAAGGGATGGAAGGGGCTAACGACAAGAATAGTTAAAAACATGGCACAAGCGAAACCATAA